One segment of Columba livia isolate bColLiv1 breed racing homer chromosome 33, bColLiv1.pat.W.v2, whole genome shotgun sequence DNA contains the following:
- the LOC102084974 gene encoding mucin-2-like translates to MERRRRRWMVVLLIWMMAGEFGALGGTTVSPGTTDDSDVTSLGDNFIMDPGGSEMSFPGYLDVTTLGGKFLKDTGGSQASDTTIAPTTTVDPTATTDSTTTIDPTATTDSTTTIDPTTHHGFHHHNRSHRHHGFHHHHRSHRHHGLHHHHRSHRHHGFHHHNRSHRNHGLHHHHRSHRHHGFHHHNRSHRNHGLHHHHRSHRNHGFHHHNRSHRHHGLHHHHRSHRNTDSTTTIDPTSTTDPTSTDSTTTTDSTTTVAPTSTTDPTSTDSTTTTDSTTTVAPTSTTDPTTTSGPSSIIFSSTGATSTTTEVTSVSVSTTAREETSTEPTTTSTQLTSTEPTSTQLTSTEPTSTQGTSTEPTSTQLTSTEPTSTQGTSTAPTSTQVTSTAPTSTQVTSTEPTSTQLTSTGPTSTQLTSTAPTSTQLTSTAPTSTQLTSTVPTSTQLTSTEPTSTQLTSTEPTSTQLTSTAPTSTQLTSTEPTSTHLTSTAPTSTQLTSTAPTSTQLTSTEPTSTQVTSTAPTSTQLTSTEPTSTQLTSTAPTSTQVTSTAPTSTQLSSTAPTTSQVTSTTVPSTEVTSTAITSSSGPSSTTEATTGATSTAVTSTAVTSTAVTSTAVTSTAATSTSVSTVPYPTTTPTILPPIVPTTVPIPTTTTPPTTTTAPTTVPTTVPTTTTAPTTVPTTVPTTTTAPTTVPTTVPTTTTAPTTVPTTVPTTTTAPTTVPTATTAPTTVPTTVPTTTTAPTTIPTTTTTTIPTTTTTPTTTPTTTPTTVPTTTPTTTTTTPTTTTTTTTTTTTTTTTTPTPTTTTTTTTTTTTLPTTTNAGQCQNGATWNGVKCVCPGGFYGTYCELVVCQNGGTWVDGLCQCPPNFQGTECQFFKEIVEVQEEVTVNATVEMKAKVENRNFTEDLTDKSSPAFLDFEKEFKEQMREVYKDIEGYQDVVIHELSQGSIVVNYTVILTVLATTTTTETVENISKNLVSAFESYTSCNESCQGDNCSLCFNPTFTNVTNVEVPEVQTSVCTRYIPVDFQPFYFPVVTTTGVICVTNCDSRAADPYRCVHGTCSVSRQGPQCQCTDEVAFWYQDKFCSSRVSKMGVAIGVPVATLVAAVAIFTVFMVRARRQKDEYRQACALQLGGSL, encoded by the exons atggagaggaggagacgcaGGTGGATGGTGGTTCTTCTGATCTGGATGATGGCGGGTGAGTTTGGAGCCCTGGGGGGGACCACAGTGTCTCCTGGCACCACCGATGACTCTGATGTCACCTCATTGGGTGACAACTTCATAATGGATCCCGGTGGATCAGAAATGTCCTTCCCTGGCTACTTGGATGTCACCACATTGGGTGGCAAGTTCCTAAAGGATACCGGTGGCTCACAAGCGTCAGATACCACAATAGCTCCCACCACCACCGTAGATCCCACCGCCACCACTGATTCCACCACCACCATAGATCCCACCGCCACCACGGATTCCACCACCACAATAGATCCCACCACGCACCACGGATTCCACCACCACAATAGATCCCACCGCCACCACGGATTCCACCACCACCATAGATCCCACCGCCACCACGGACTCCACCACCACCATAGATCCCACCGCCACCACGGATTCCACCACCACAATAGATCCCACCGCAACCACGGACTCCACCACCACCATAGATCCCACCGCCACCACGGATTCCACCACCACAATAGATCCCACCGCAACCACGGACTCCACCACCACCATAGATCCCACCGCAACCACGGATTCCACCACCACAATAGATCCCACCGCCACCACGGACTCCACCACCACCATAGATCCCACCGCAACACGGATTCCACCACCACAATAGATCCCACCTCCACAACGGATCCCACCAGCACGGATTCCACCACCACCACGGATTCCACCACCACAGTAGCTCCCACCTCCACAACGGATCCCACCAGCACGGATTCCACCACCACCACGGATTCCACCACCACAGTAGCTCCCACCTCCACAACGGATCCCACCACCACCTCAGGACCCTCCTCCATAATTTTCTCCTCCACTGGAGCCACCTCCACCACCACTGAGGTCACCTCCGTGTCCGTATCCACCACTGCCAGAGAAGAGACCTcaacagaacccacca ccaccagcacccaactgacctccacagaacccaccagcacccaactgacctccacagaacccaccagcacccaagggacctccacagaacccaccagcacccaactgacctccacagaacccaccagcacccaagggacctccacagcacccaccagcacccaagtgacctccacagcacccaccagcacccaagtgacctccacagaacccaccagcacccaactgacctccacaggacccaccagcacccaactgacctccacagcacccaccagcacccaactgacctccacagcacccaccagcacccaactgacctccacagtacccaccagcacccaactgacctccacagaacccaccagcacccaactgacctccacagaacccaccagcacccaactgacctccacagcacccaccagcacccaactgacctccacagaacccaccagcacccatctgacctccacagcacccaccagcacccaactgacctccacagcacccaccagcacccaactgacctccacagaacccaccagcacccaagtgacctccacagcacccaccagcacccaactgacctccacagaacccaccagcacccaactgacctccacagctcccaccagcacccaagtgacctccacagcacccaccagcacccagttGTCCTCCACAGCACCAACCACCAGCCAAGTGACgtccaccactgtcccctccaCTGAGGTCACCTCCACGGCCATCACCAGCTCTTCAGGACCATCTTCCACCACTGAAGCCACTACTGGAGCCACCTCCACCGCTGTCACCTCCACCGCTGTCACCTCCACTGCTGTCACCTCCACTGCTGTCACCTCCACCGCTGCCACCTCCACATCTGTATCCACTGTCCCTTACCCTACGACCACCCCCACTATTCTTCCTCCTATTGTTCCCACCACCGTCCCCATCCCTACAACTACCACCCCCCCTACAACTACAACCGCCCCAACCACTGTCCCCACAACTGTCCCTACAACTACAACCGCCCCAACCACTGTCCCCACAACTGTCCCTACAACTACAACCGCCCCAACCACTGTCCCCACAACTGTCCCTACAACTACAACCGCCCCAACCACTGTCCCCACAACTGTCCCTACAACTACAACCGCCCCAACCACTGTCCCCACAGCTACAACCGCCCCAACCACTGTCCCCACAACTGTCCCTACAACTACAACCGCCCCAACCACTATCCCCACCACAACCACCACCACTATCCCTACAACTACAACCACCCCAACCACAACCCCCACCACAACCCCCACCACTGTGCCTACAACTACCCCCaccacaaccaccaccacccccaccacaaccacaaccaccaccaccaccacaaccaccaccaccaccaccacccccacccccaccacaaccaccaccaccaccaccacaaccacCACCCTACCAACCACCACCAACGCAG GTCAATGCCAGAACGGGGCCACGTGGAACGGGGTCAAGTGCGTGTGTCCCGGCGGGTTCTACGGCACCTACTGTGAGTTGGTCGTCTGCCAAAATGGGGGGACCTGGGTTGACGGCCTTTGCCAGTGCCCCCCGAACTTCCAGGGGACCGAGTGCCAGTTCTTCAAGGAGATCGTGGAGGTGCAAGAAG AGGTGACGGTGAACGCCACGGTGGAGATGAAGGCCAAGGTGGAGAACAGGAACTTCACCGAGGACCTCACGGATAAATCCTCCCCGGCTTTCCTGGATTTCGAGAAGGAGTTCAAGGAGCAG ATGAGGGAGGTCTACAAGGACATAGAGGGCTACCAAGACGTGGTGATCCACGAGCTGAG ccagggcagcatCGTGGTGAACTACACCGTCATCCTGACGGTTCTGGCCACCACCACGACCACCGAGACGGTGGAGAACATCTCCAAGAACCTCGTCAGCGCCTTCGAAAGCTACACCAGCTGCAACGAGAGCTGCCAAGGGGACAACT GTTCTTTGTGTTTCAACCCCACGTTCACCAACGTCACCAACGTCGAGGTCCCCGAGGTCCAAACAA GTGTCTGCACCAGGTACATCCCGGTTGACTTCCAGCCCTTCTACTTCCCCGTTGTCACCACCACCGGCGTCATCTGCGTCACCAACTGCGACAGCCGAGCCGCCGACCCCTACCGCTGCGTCCACGGCACGTGCTCCGTGTCGCGCCAGGGGCCGCAATGCCA GTGCACGGACGAGGTGGCGTTTTGGTACCAAGACAAGTTCTGCAGCTCGCGCGTCAGCAAGATGGGGGTGGCCATAGGGGTGCCGGTGGCCACCTTGGTGGCGGCGGTTGCCATCTTCACCGTGTTCATGGTGCGGGCGCGGCGGCAGAAGGACGAGTACAGGCAAGCGTGCGCATTGCAATTGGGGGGGTCCCTTTGA
- the LOC102094882 gene encoding LOW QUALITY PROTEIN: AP-1 complex subunit sigma-1A (The sequence of the model RefSeq protein was modified relative to this genomic sequence to represent the inferred CDS: inserted 2 bases in 2 codons; deleted 1 base in 1 codon), with the protein MRFMLLFSRXGKLRLQKWYLATPDKDKKKMVRELMQVVLARKPKMCGFLEWRDLKVVYKRYASLYFCCAIEGQDNELITLELIHRYVELLDKYFGSVCELDIIFNFEKAYFILDEFVXGGEIQDTSKKSVLKAIEQADLLQEEDESPRSVLEEMGLA; encoded by the exons aTGCGCTTCATGCTGCTGTTCAGCC CAGGGAAGCTGCGCCTCCAGAAATGGTACCTGGCCACCCCCGATAAGGACAAGAAGAAGATGGTCCGGGAGCTCATGCAGGTGGTTTTGGCCCGAAAACCCAAAATGTGC GGTTTTTTGGAGTGGAGGGACCTCAAAGTCGTCTACAAAAG gtaCGCCAGCCTGTACTTCTGCTGTGCCATCGAGGGCCAGGACAACGAGCTCATCACGCTGGAGCTGATCCACCGCTACGTCGAGCTGCTCGACAAGTATTTCGGCAGC GTATGCGAGCTGGACATCATCTTCAACTTCGAGAAGGCCTATTTCATCCTGGACGAGTTCG ATGGGGGCGAGATCCAGGACACCTCCAAAAAGAGCGTCCTCAAGGCCATCGAGCAGGCGGACCTGCTGCAGGAG gAGGACGAATCCCCCCGCAGCGTCCTGGAGGAAATGGGGCTGGCGTAG
- the LOC135576886 gene encoding uncharacterized protein LOC135576886 — protein MTSSRSARWRRRWGPPKTHPTPPPRPPRPRSHPLLLSNQLPGRTFLPRPQRPPPPPAELSGEGLGEGTPPGVSVMGVPPPPHPPAPKSPSPRLLGCPHVPSPPVLGHTSCPVVPSLVLPVLPVPVVESSQFRALHPIFSPRAPPVPAPGPSQFPPSSSQFPQSPHVPTSSLEPPSPLPVSAPVSQFPPSSIPVPSQFHPVPSQFPPVPSQSPPQSIPVHPSPSQCPQSLPSPIPVPPSSPSSSSSPSQFHPSSISSPSQFPPSSIPVPAPVPPSPSKFPPSISQSLPIPSQSPSVPPVLPVPPSPSHFPQFPPSSPSPIPVPSQCPKSQLQSLPVPSQFVQSQLQVPPSSPSLIPVPPSSPSSISVPPSSLPVSPLPAPVPPSSPSSPSPIPVPPSLSSSTSSPSQFPSSISSSPSSSQSLPVPPSPIPVPSQSLPVPPVPPSSLPVHPSPPHCLPVPSQSPSSISQSLPVPSQSPPLPPSSLPVPFQYIPVPPSPPTPSQGKIPPQRG, from the exons ATGACGTCGAGCAGAAGCGCAAGATGGAGGCGACGGTGGGGCCCCCCCAAAACTCATCCGACCCctcccccccggcccccccgccctCGTAGCCACCCTTTGCTCCTGTCCAATCAGCTGCCGGGACGGACTTTCCTGCCCCGCCCCCAacgccccccgcccccccctgCAGAATTATCTGGAGAGGGTTTGGGGGAGGGGACCCCCCCGGGGGTTTCCGTGATGggggtgccccccccaccccacccccccgcccccaaatccccctccccccgcctgctcggatgtccccatgtcccctcccccCCTGTCCTGGGTCACACCAGTTGTCCTGTGGTTCCCAGTTTGGTTCTCCCAGTCCTCCCAGTTCCAGTTGTAGAGTCCTCCCAGTTTCGTGCCCTTCACCCCATTTTCAGCCCTAGAGCCCCCCCAGTTCCAGCTCCgggtccctcccagttccctcccagttcctcccagttcccccagtcccCTCATGTTCCCACTTCTTCCCTAGAGCcccccagtcccctcccagtCTCAGCTCCAgtctcccagttccctcccagttccatcccagttccctcccagttccatccagttccctcccagttccccccagttccctcccagtccccacCCCAGTctatcccagttcatcccagtccctcccagtgccctcagtccctccccagccccatcccagtccctcccagttctcccagttccagctccagtccctcccagttccatcccagttccatctccagtccctcccagttccctcccagttccatcccagttcca gctccagtccctcccagtccctccaagttccctcccagtatatcccagtccctcccaattccctcccagtccccctcAGTCCCTCCAgtcctcccagttccccccagtccctcccacttcccccagttccctcccagttcccccagtcccatcccagttccctcccagtgccccaaGTCCCAgctccagtccctcccagttccctcccagtttgTACAGTCCCAGCTTcaagtccctcccagttcccccagtctcatcccagtccctcccagttcccccagttccatctcagtccctcccagttccctcccagtctcCCCACTCCCAgctccagtccctcccagttctcccagttcccccagtcccatcccagtccctcccagtttgTCCAGTTCCAcctccagtccctcccagttccccagtTCCATCtccagttcccccagttcctcccagtccctcccagtccctcccagtcccatcccagtcccatcccagtccctcccagtccccccagttcctcccagttcccttccagtccatcccagtcccccccactgcctcccagttccctcccagtccccttccagtatatcccagtccctcccagttccctcccagtcccccccactgcctcccagttccctcccagtccccttccagtatatcccagtccctcccagtccccccactccctccca GGGCAAAATACCCCCCCAAAGGGGGTAA